agtctcctctgtccacaggattctctaggcaagaacactggcatgggttgccatgccttcctccaggggatcttcccaacccagggatcgaacctgggtctccagcattgcaggcggattcttcattgtctgagccaccagggacgccctgtAATCTCACCTCACTGGACCCTGAGAGGGAGACACCTGGCACTCCAATGAGTCACTGAAGCACAGGGCCTGGCGGGCCCAGATTCCCCAGGAAGGGAATCAGGACAGCAGGTCAGGGAGGGAAACCTCAGTCATCCAACTATCACTGCGACAAGAACCCTGAGAATGGGCCCCAAGTTACCAGTTACACTGACAACCTCGTgccctgcacacctctctgcagattctgctgctgctgctaagtcgcttcagtcgtgtccgactctgtgcgaccccccagacggcagcccacaggctccgccgtccctgggattctctaggcaagaacactggagtgggttgccatttccttttccaatgtatgaaagtgaaaagggaaagtgaagtcacttagtcgtgtctgactcttcgagaccccatggactgcagcccaccaggctcttctgcccttgggattttccaggccagagcactggagtgggtgccactgccttctccatttctgtaTTATCTCTGTGCCTTATTTTAGAATCTTTTCTGCAGATTCTAAAGACAACAAAATTTGACAACAGAGTGGTTCGGATGTAAATGGCAAGGCTGTCTTTCAGGGCCAGGTTCTGCTGAAATACTTCTGGAAAACACATTTGCTTCCCATAAATGGAACTGTGTCAGAATTATGAGCGGGTGGAGTATTATATGGACTTGGCTGTGAGTTGGTAACGGCTGACTCTAATGGGCACAGGGGTTGTCTTCTAAAGATTTTTCACAATAAAGAAAAGGTTTACACCAATTCACCGCATTTTCTAAAGCTGAAATCTAAGGAACTTGGCCTCCCACCTGGAGACAGGGGCAGGGCCTGTGTGGGAACAGCCAGGCAGGTCAAGTGTGGCCGCCTCCACCCTCGGAGGGCATGCCCGCGCCTGGTTCCTCCTGGGTGAAGCCGAGGGACCGCAGGAGCAGCCAGCTCGGAGGGGCCTGCGAGGCAGCGGGCACTGCAAtcagcagcccgccaggcactGCTCCTGAGTCTCGCTGGGGAGGGAGCCTCCCGTGCAGGGCACAGAGCGAGCCTCACGCCAGAACCTTCTCCAATCCTCGGGAAGAAACACAACACAAACCACCACCAGGTCTTCATGTGAACCTCCCGCTGGATCCCTTCCAAATGGACGGCTCTCAGGGTTTCCAGGGGAGGAGGGACACGCTATCTACACCTCCTTTTATCAGGAGAACTAGTTACTTCTCCAAAAAAGCACACTCACTTCTGTAGCTTCTAGAGCCAGTCTTATGCGTCTGACTCGCTTCAACTGCCCAAGCGCGGGGCCTCGGGCGCCCACcgcccacctcccccccccccaccccctgggccTTCCAATGGCGGTACCTGCAGCACGATGCAGCCCTGGATGAAGTCGTCGAAGGCGATCTGCCCCCGGCCTTGTCGGTCAAACTTCCGAATGAGAATGTCGTGAAACTGATCAGAGAGCCGGTACCCTGCAGGGGGGCGGGCACAATCAACCCCATGCCCACCCTGGAACCCAGTctcccccacccaacccccaggAACACAACATGGGCCCCCCAGGCAGGCCCAGGGGCAAGCACACGGCAAGACACCGAGAGCTAAGCAGAGTCTCTGCACTGTGCCCTCGGCCCCACGGAGCCACCCTCCTGGAGGGACCACGGAGTCACTCATTCACACCAACTCCAGCGGTACAGGCGCCCTGCAGGGCTTCTGGAATATCAGCCTTCTCAAAAGCCCTTACTGGTAAACTTTACTTCATTCTTAACAAGCTAGCGGTGAAGTTGTGACTAACTCAGCTGTCCTGGATTATTCCCTGCTAAAGAATGCTTTGCAAAATAAAAGGTCACTAAGGCTCCCAAGGAGACAAAGTGTAAACTGAAGGACAGGAAGTTAACTGATGGCCCCTCCCCTACATCAGCCGCTCACTGGCATCAAGACATCAAGGCTTCGAGGGTGCAGCAGCTGCACTCTGACGGAGCTTTGGAAGGGCCATCCGGGTGCCTTGACCCCCCTCCAATGCCCCAGCGGCTCGGCCTCCAGCAGGGCAGCAGGGATGCCCTTGCTCTCTCAGCCCTGCCCTCGCCGCCCCCCGTCTCACCACCTGTGTGACCGTGGCTTCCTTACTTATTCAGGAGACGACCTCCAGGTGCAGAATATTTTTACCACTTTTCAGTCTCGCTGGAATCTTTGCAAGGCTATGTGCGCCTATTACCTGAGTGAGTGTCTCGGTTAATGCCCTCTATAAGCACTTCATCACTCGACTGAAAAAGTCAAACGTGCACACACGTGACAGTACCTTCCAGAGTGGTCAGCGAGCTCCTCACATCCCGCGAACTAATCCAGGCCCCCGCCCTGCAGCTGAGCAGCAGACAGGACCCTCCTACACCTGGCACAGCCTGTGGCCGGACAGAGGCCAGGCCAGGGAAGGACGGCACGATGGCAACAGCGACACAGCATCACGGAGACCGGGGCTCAAGGGACCAGACAGGCGCCACTGGCCCGATGCGCCGCTCGGCCCGCTCCGCCCCCAAGTCCCAGATGTGGGCCCGCGTCGGCAGCCTGTTCTAGGCCAGTGAGGCAGGCGGAAACCCTGCTGGCCAGCTCACTGTGTGTCACGCACGTCCTCCTAGAACGCCCCTTCCCCCAAGGCTGCACTTCTAGCGGAGGGAATAAGCCCTTCTTCCCCAAGAGCTAGCGAGGCGGCCTGCTGCCTCCACTGGCCACGCAGGGCCTACTCGTGGTGCTAGGAAGAAAAGCAGATGCCAGTCAGAGACCACAGCGGAGGACAGACGGGGCCATCGGCACAGACGGGGGCGGGGGCTGCCGTGGCCCCGTCAGGGCCCAAACTTGGTCAACCTGACTGTAAAGACACCGTTGACCTGGGCAGGGTGGCTGACGGCTGATGGCGCGGGCTCCAGGACGCAGAGTGGGCGTGTGGGTGGCAGGGCTTGGACTCTGCTGCATTAAAAGGGGCAGAGCAGGCGCAGCACAAGACGGAAGGCAGCCGACGAGGGCGATGAGCGAGCGGAGGCTCACTGCCCCTGTGCGACGTCCCCTCAAATCACGCTGGCTtcaggctgccaggggctgggtgcAGGGCTGGGGCGGAGCGCTTGTGGTGGGGAGCCTGCCTGTTAGGGACGGCAGGACTGTCTGTCCCCGACGAGTGGCGTGTGTGGCCTTGCCTTACACACCCTCTTACTTTCTGGTCTCTGTACCTGGCACACAAAACATGCtcttcagccactcagtcgtgtccgactctttatgaccccgtggactgcagcacgccaggcctccctgtccatcaccaacttccagagtttgctcaaactcatgtccattgagtcggtgatgccatccaaccatctcattctctgtcgtccccttccctgccagccttcaatctttcccagcatcaaggtcttttgcaatgagtcagctctttgtatcaggtggctaaagtattggagtttcaccttcaacatcagtccttacaatgaagactcaggactgatctcctttagaatggactggttggatctccttgcagtccaagggactctcaagagtcttctccaacaccacagttcaaaagcaccaattcctgggaactcagctttctttatggtccaactctcacatccatgcatgactactggaaaaaccagagctttaactagacggacctttgttggtaaagtgatgtctctgcttttaaacacactgtctaggttgctcaagcggcttttaatttcatggttgtagtcaccatctagagtgattttggagcccaaggaaatagtcTGTCCCCGTTTCTACAGTCCCCATCTATCCGccgtgaagtgacgggactggatgccacgaccTTCGCTcttgaatgtcgagctttaagtcGGCtctctcattctcctctttcacctttgtcaagaggctcttcctTCCATTACAGGGCACATAATGGGAATAAAAGGCTAAAAGACGAACAGAGGGGCCCTCAAATCCAGCAGGTGAGCcgttcagggtcacacagccctGCCAGGGTCGGCCTGAGACTCCATGTAGGGGGGCGAGAGGTCAGAGGGCACCTTGGGGCTTCAGCCACCCTGACCCCCTCATGCGTCTGCTGAGCTGCAATGCAGCTCCAGCTTGACTGACAGACACTTGTTCTTAGAAACCAAAGAGAAGATTCCACTCCcaaggcaaactctttaccagtCTCCAACAGGGAACCGGCAAAAGGCTGACGGCCACCCTGGGTGGGAGACGAGGGGCCAGAGGAGTCTGAGAAGCGGAGGACCAAGGGCAGGAGGGAACCCCGCGGCACAGCTGAAGAAACGCTGCAGCAGAGTATGTCCTTTCTCCAGGAAAAGCTGAAGGTCAGCGAGGCTCTCGGCTCTGCCCCGCACCGTGAGCCTACCAGCGTCTGACCTCCCGGATCTGACTGGGACTCGCAGGCCCGAGAGCCAGGGACCGGCTGGTCGACCTCAGCGTTTCCAACCCGAGCCCAGGGCGTGACGGTTGCTGGCCCTGAGCAAAAGCGGGCTCCAGGCCTGACAAGGTTAGAAACACTGCAGTCGGTGCTGAGATCATCAGCCTGGGAACTAATTCAGAGGGTCCAGGTTCCAGTCAGCCAGGCCTCCAGCTTCCTCCTGCCCAGGACTGCTCTGTGAGGGACGCCCCTAATGCTCAGCTCCCCCACCTACGGGCCCAGCAAGGTCAGCCGCATTCCAAGTTCCAATCCAGAGAACCCGGGGCCAACGTCCTGCCCAAATCCTGACCTGCGCCTGGTGGCGATACAAAGTTCTGGGGGGTCCCACAGCCTCTAAAGCAAGAGACAAACAGGAGAAGACATTTACAGCCGCAAATGACAAACGCagaggaggagggctggggaagCAGCACAGCAATAACCGCAAGGACCAAAGTGTATTTCGTTATTAAAGCCAGAAACAGCCAGAATAAAGTGCACTGGACTCTGACAGAAGGGCCCCGCCAAAACAGGGCTGGGGGATTCACGCCGTCAGACCAGGATCCTGGTGCGACGCCTGCGCCCTCCTCACCAGCCCCGAGCTCCCCGCAGGCCCAGGTGGGCCCTGGGACCAGGCCTGCTGACCGCTCTGGAAGGCACCACGGGGACACTGCTCACGGCACGGCAAGCACGCAGGCTGCACACACCTGAGAATGCGGGCTTCCGTGCTCACGCCTGCACGCCATGCAACCCACGGGCTCGTCTTTTGTGGGCATTTTATCATTGGTCCGTGTATTCTCATGTCAGGGAACGGAAGCTGCTTTATATATGTAAGCTGTTTTATCTTGACTCGTTCACTTTAACTTTTTGAAAGCCACATTCTCAGTGCGCCTGCGACATCACTTCACAAAAGAAAACTACTGCATAGCCCTTATCTCATTTTGGATGAAAAACCGCATAAAAGCCCCCAAGTCAAATATAAACCTGTATGATAAAGAAACATCAAAAATGTAAAAGTGCAATGTAAACAAAAAGTTCACGTAGGCGACTTTCAAATCATCAAGCTGAGCAAAGCAACAAGATACACCACATGGCTCCAAAATGAAAGAGCTACGCAGTCAAGACGAGCGTTTTACCGAAACCTGAGAGGGCTTGCTTGAGCTCGTTCTTGTCGATCATGCCCGAGTTGTCCCTGTCGTATGTACGGAAGACGTTCTGCCAGTCCGTGATGTACTTCCAGACGCCAGTGAACTCACTGAAGTTCACGCCGGCCTTGTTCTCTCTGTCAAACATGGCTGAAGCGAAAGGGCACGGCTCAGCAGGAACCAGGGCAGAGGCACACCCACAGCTCTGCAGGCTGGGCTCCTCCAGGACCAGCCCGGAGCTCGGCCGGCAGGTCCCCAGGGGCTGTGGTGACACCAGCCCTCAATCAGCCAGGTGGGCGTGAGGGGCTGTGGAGAGGGACGTGCAAGCCAAACACCCTGACAGGTCCACAGTAAGAGCGATTTACACCGAAGGATGTTCCTCAAAAGCTGGGCACACCCGCTCTCGGGGTGCAGAGGGGTCAAGGGGCCCACCCCAACCCTCCAGGCTCAGGTCTGGTTCCTGGAGCTGCCCATCCGTCCCCCAGAGGATCTGCGTCCCTGAGGAGAAGCTCCTTAAAGGGCTTGGTCAGGGAGGCCGGTTACAATGAGCAAAAGACTATTGGcttttggggttttttaaagcaagacccacttttcattaaaaaaaaaaatcagcctcatTCCAGGTCCAAATAAGAACTTGTAACTACATTTACATACAAAATGGATGGAGACGCATGTATGAAATCTCAGTCTGAGACACTCTTAACAAAACGCAGTGCGCCACCTGCCTCTCCAGGAAACCAAAGTGCTCCTGGCGTGCACAGAAGTCACTCCAGCTCAGTGAGTCGTCACGTGAGAACTCAGCTGCTTCTTCCCGCCACAGCCACGCAACCCGGGGGGAACAGAAGCGTGTGCGGAAATGAGGGTGGGGCGCACAGCGAACGCTGAGCGGAGGCTCAGGGGTGGTGGGGCGGGCGGGACACCCGAAGAGAATCAGCCGGAAGCACGGGCCCGGCAGGGCTGCCCATACTCACATATGATCGATCGGACAGTCACTGGGTTAAATGGCGTCCAGGTGCCTGAAACAAACAGCAGGAGGTGAGACAGGCAGCGTCTCTGGACCCCCACCCGTAACCCCAGAAGCCGGAGAAGTGAGCAGCCGTCAGCGTCGAGCCCTGCGGGCCGCGCTCTCAGCGGGGAGGCTGCCCCTGGGCGACGGCCAGCCAGGGCCCTGTCTACGCGGCCCGAGAGTCACTCCGGTCCAGCCACACGTTCACTGCTGCTCATGAAGACCTGCGCCTGGCCGCTCGCCCTCCTCACGTTGTAACTAGAGACGGCCATCTTACCCCTCCCTGAACTTCCCAGGCCCACAGCACCAGGTGAGCTGAGAAGAGGGCGCTTAGCCCCGCTGGGAGCGTCACAACTGCGCTTCAGAAAACCCCACCCCCAGGGGCACCACCGCTGCAGGACAGGGTCGCCCTCGCATCCACAGCGGCTGCACACGTGGTGAGCGAACCTGCCGGAGTGCTCCGGAAAGCACCGCGTGAAGACAGGCTTACGTGCCCCCCCTGAGGTAACAGGCTGGCAACACACCATCGTCTAAAACTGTGAAGAGGACGCATCATCCCATGACTCATCTCAGAACAGCAGTGGGGTCTCCCCAAACAGCTGTTATCAAGGGAGCTGCTCACTCTGACAGATTTGGTAATTCAGAGCCCTTCATAAGCTGTGATGATGGGACGTTCACCAGGTGCCTCTGTGCCCAGGGATCTGTTTTCACTGATCCATGCTGACCAAAACCAGGGTGATCGTTTTTTATGTGCCGTGTCCCCTCATCCCTCCTTGTATAGTAacaccccacctcccctcctaTGTACAGACCGCTTCAGCTCTGGGGGCACAGGCCCCTCCCGACCCCACGCAGGGCAGCACCCCCGGGCTCCGAGCATGCCCAGTTGGCCCACACGCACCCCCAACATCCCATGTAGCCCCACCTtgaccccacccctgcctctccTCAACCTCAGTCCGTACGGGGCTTTGCCAGGGAAGCCGCCTTGAGCCCCGAGGTCACCCCACCGGCCCCTTGGGGCCCCGACACTCGTGAAGCCGCCCCTTCTGCCAGGCCTGCGGCTGGGGCCCCTGAGCGCTGGGCAGGCATCTCTGAGGGCTTCTTGGGGGTCCGGGGGATGGTGGGCAGGTGGAAGTGAAGGTTCTGGGGAAGGTCAGCTCACCAAAACCAGGCCACAAAGGAGTCACGCACAGAGGGGCCAAGAGGAGGCGCAGTCTGTGCACAGAAGGCTCTGACATCCCAGCTGCTCACACACTGGCCGCTGTTTCCACAGGACACAGCCCACCCTGGGCCAGGAGCCGGAGGGACCAAACGCAGCTGCCGGACCCTTCCTGCCTCGCTCAGCTCTGATGCCGGCTGTGCCCACACCGAGAGTCCTCAGGGGCCGTCCGCCGGGGGCCTGGGGGCCCGGGTGCAGCCGCAGGGATTCCGCAGACTGGAAGAGGAGGCCACGCCCACTGCTCATCTGGATTGTGAGGAGGGCGTCCGGGCCACGTCGGCAAATGAATTTTAAACAGAAGTGACTTGATGATGCTGTAAACACAGGCACTCTGCGAGGTTAGGGCCAGGCCCCTGTGGGGGCAGAGGGGCGTGTGGGTGGATCGGAGCTCCAGCTGGCAGAGCTGGAGGACGGGAAGCTGGGGACAGCAGAGGCCACCCCGGGCCGAGCTGGGCACGGAGACAGGAGACCTGCAGGCTGGCCAGCTCGGGAGGCAGAGGCAGGCTCCTGGTCCCTTAACTAGCCCTTGCTGTCATCCAAACCGGGCCGACTCCCCACGGAAACCAAGGGTTAGTGACAACACCCAGCAGTGAACGGACTCTATTGAGTGCCAGGTCCTGTGGTCTCAGACTAAACAGCGAAGCTTGACACCCCCTAgtgatgctgcactcaatacttCAGCAAGGCTGGCTGTTAAACCCACCAGCGCGTCAGCCTGAAGACCTACAACCTTCTGTAAGAAAATGCACTGCGACATGGAGAGCAGGCCTAACAGAGCCTGCTGGGTGCCCAGGACACACTGAGCAGAGAGAGGCCCCTCGGCACGAGTGACCCTCCTGCGGCCTTCAGGGCCAACCCCAACGTCAAACATTCCCACCCGCTTCCCTCGGTAACCAACGCGCTAGGAATGCCAGCCGCCGGCCCGAGAAGGGTCTCCTGTCAGACTTCCACTTAGAAAGACATGGTCTCTGTTCCTACAGGTCTTGCCTCAGTCTCATctgaaagaaccaaaaaaaaccagaaacacacacagaatctCCACAGGCACTGAGGACACCTAACTCTTTTCACCCATAATTTGAACACGAAAGGGCCACAGCTGCATGGCGgcgggcggggggcagggggctcACACCGGGCGCGCAAGTGTTTTTCCTGTAACCCTCAGGAGTACAGATGATTTTAACAAATTTATATTGGACCCTTTCTTAAAGCAGAAAAACACCACTCTGCTCTGTGATAATATATTCTTCTTGCTCTCCAGAGAGTTTT
The sequence above is drawn from the Capricornis sumatraensis isolate serow.1 chromosome 18, serow.2, whole genome shotgun sequence genome and encodes:
- the PDCD6 gene encoding programmed cell death protein 6 isoform X2 yields the protein MAAYPYRPGPGAGPAGGAALPDQSFLWNVFQRVDKDRSGVISDNELQQALSNGTWTPFNPVTVRSIISMFDRENKAGVNFSEFTGVWKYITDWQNVFRTYDRDNSGMIDKNELKQALSGYRLSDQFHDILIRKFDRQGRGQIAFDDFIQGCIVLQRLTDIFRRYDTDQDGWIQVSYEQYLSMVFSIV
- the PDCD6 gene encoding programmed cell death protein 6 isoform X1, which translates into the protein MAAYPYRPGPGAGPAGGAALPDQSFLWNVFQRVDKDRSGVISDNELQQALSNGTWTPFNPVTVRSIISMFDRENKAGVNFSEFTGVWKYITDWQNVFRTYDRDNSGMIDKNELKQALSGFGYRLSDQFHDILIRKFDRQGRGQIAFDDFIQGCIVLQRLTDIFRRYDTDQDGWIQVSYEQYLSMVFSIV